A DNA window from Paenibacillus sp. HWE-109 contains the following coding sequences:
- a CDS encoding sugar phosphate isomerase/epimerase family protein: MKLGVFAVLYGEKTLESALDLVQKAGLQTVEIGTGGYVGKAHISPSEVLRDAGKIADLKQMVEQRGLSISALSCHGNPLHPNAAIAAEHHEDFQNTVRLAEALGVETVITFSGCPGDSDTSQSPSWVTCPWPPDFLQVLDWQWSQKTIPYWREQSAFCRQHGVRVAIEAHPGFVVYNTETALRLRQETGDNIGVNFDPSHLFWQGMDPEECIKKLGKSIYHVHAKDTRIDARNTSLNGVLDVKPYSNELERSWIFRTIGYGNDMNVWKGIISTLRKVGYDGAISIEHEDSLMSTDEGFKKAADFLKGIIIGEQAGEMWWA, encoded by the coding sequence ATGAAATTGGGCGTATTTGCAGTACTGTATGGCGAGAAAACGCTCGAGTCAGCTCTTGATCTTGTTCAAAAGGCTGGATTGCAAACGGTAGAAATCGGTACAGGGGGATATGTGGGCAAAGCCCACATATCGCCTTCCGAGGTTTTACGCGATGCAGGCAAGATCGCTGACTTGAAACAAATGGTGGAGCAGCGCGGTCTATCGATTAGCGCTTTAAGCTGTCATGGAAATCCGCTTCATCCGAATGCAGCCATCGCGGCTGAGCATCATGAAGATTTTCAAAATACCGTGCGTCTAGCAGAAGCTTTAGGTGTTGAAACGGTCATCACTTTCTCAGGATGTCCAGGTGATTCAGACACGTCCCAAAGTCCATCGTGGGTCACTTGTCCATGGCCGCCTGACTTTTTACAAGTACTGGACTGGCAGTGGTCGCAGAAAACAATTCCCTATTGGCGTGAGCAATCCGCCTTCTGCAGGCAGCATGGCGTTCGCGTAGCGATTGAGGCGCATCCAGGCTTCGTCGTATACAACACAGAGACGGCTTTGCGGCTTCGTCAAGAAACCGGAGATAATATCGGCGTTAACTTTGATCCTTCCCATTTATTTTGGCAGGGGATGGACCCTGAAGAGTGCATTAAGAAGCTCGGAAAATCAATCTACCATGTGCATGCCAAAGACACGAGGATCGATGCGCGCAATACTTCGTTAAATGGTGTCCTTGATGTAAAGCCTTACAGCAATGAGCTTGAACGTTCATGGATTTTCCGTACGATTGGCTATGGGAACGATATGAACGTGTGGAAAGGAATCATCAGCACGCTGCGCAAGGTAGGCTATGACGGAGCGATTAGCATTGAGCACGAGGATAGCTTAATGTCGACCGATGAAGGCTTCAAGAAGGCTGCGGATTTCCTGAAAGGGATCATCATTGGTGAACAAGCAGGTGAAATGTGGTGGGCTTAA
- a CDS encoding Gfo/Idh/MocA family protein has product MVGYKFMGKAHSHAYKDVGMFFELDADVSMQAICGRDIDGVQAAAEKFGWSSYETDWQRLINRDDIDLIDVNAPSNAHKEIVLGAVKAGKHVFCEKPLALTLADAREMLQAAEQSGVKHAICFNYRFLPAVQLAKQILTEGQIGDIHHYRATYLQDWLADPDFPLAWRLNKEVAGSGSHGDLNAHCIDLARFLIGDFERVVGHSKTFVHKRPIPASSQGLTAVASDEMGDVTVDDATSFLAEFKNGAMGTFEATRFAYGRKNYQTFEIYGSKGALRFNLERLNELEVYFKDDPPHLQGYRTILVTEGVHPYTANWWPPGHTIGYEHAFIHLVYEYIQSIVNGSDFAPNFYDGVQCQQVLEAVDQSIEKGAWVLVEDV; this is encoded by the coding sequence ATGGTTGGCTACAAATTTATGGGCAAGGCTCACAGCCATGCTTATAAGGATGTAGGCATGTTCTTTGAACTTGATGCAGATGTTTCTATGCAAGCCATCTGCGGTCGCGATATAGACGGCGTACAGGCTGCAGCTGAAAAATTCGGATGGTCTAGCTATGAAACCGATTGGCAGCGCTTAATCAATAGGGATGACATTGATTTAATTGATGTAAATGCTCCAAGCAATGCACATAAAGAGATTGTACTCGGGGCTGTTAAGGCCGGTAAGCATGTATTCTGCGAGAAGCCGCTGGCCTTGACGCTTGCTGATGCTAGAGAGATGCTGCAAGCAGCAGAGCAGTCGGGTGTCAAGCATGCGATTTGCTTCAATTATCGTTTCCTGCCTGCCGTACAGTTGGCCAAACAAATCCTTACGGAAGGCCAAATTGGGGATATCCATCATTACAGAGCAACCTATTTGCAGGATTGGTTGGCAGATCCTGACTTTCCATTAGCATGGCGCCTCAATAAAGAGGTCGCCGGTTCCGGATCGCATGGGGATTTAAATGCCCATTGTATTGATTTAGCTCGTTTCCTGATCGGCGATTTTGAACGCGTAGTCGGCCACAGCAAAACGTTCGTACATAAGCGTCCAATCCCCGCATCAAGCCAGGGTCTTACAGCCGTAGCATCGGATGAGATGGGGGATGTCACTGTGGATGATGCAACGTCATTCTTGGCTGAATTTAAGAATGGCGCGATGGGGACATTCGAAGCAACTCGCTTTGCATATGGTCGAAAAAATTACCAAACCTTTGAAATATACGGCAGTAAAGGCGCCTTGCGATTTAATTTGGAACGACTCAATGAATTGGAAGTTTACTTTAAAGACGATCCGCCGCACCTTCAAGGATACCGTACGATTCTTGTAACAGAAGGCGTACATCCCTATACCGCCAATTGGTGGCCGCCAGGTCACACGATCGGGTATGAGCATGCATTCATTCATTTGGTGTATGAATACATTCAAAGCATCGTGAATGGTTCTGATTTTGCACCTAATTTCTATGATGGTGTGCAGTGTCAGCAAGTGTTGGAAGCCGTGGATCAATCCATTGAGAAAGGCGCATGGGTACTCGTTGAGGACGTATAA